In Luteipulveratus mongoliensis, the DNA window GCTCAGGAAGCCCGTCTGACCACGCGCCTTGAGCGAGGCGACGTGCTGCTGATATTCCGCCTGCGGCACGACCTTGACCTGGAACAGCATCTCGCTGTGGTACGCACCGCACAGCTCGGCGCACTTGCCCTGGAAGGTGCCTGTCTCGGTCGGGACGACCTGGAACTTGTTGACCCGGCCCGGCATCATGTCGAGCTTCTGGAGGAACTGCGGCACCCAGAACGAGTGGATGACATCGCGTGCGGTCAGCACGAACTCCACGCGCTGGTTGACCGGCAGGTAGAGCGTGATCAGCCCCTTCTCGGCGCCGCGCTTGCCCGTCAGGTGGGCCTGCGTGCCGCTGTCGTAGACGCCGGCCTCGACGTAGTTGAAGTCCCAGCTCCATTGCTTACCAACGACATTGATCGTGACGTCGGGCTTCTTGGAGGTGTCAAGCAGAGTGTTGTCGAGCTCGACCGTCTTGCCGAACAGCACCGCGACCATGAAGACCGGCACCACGGTGTAGAGGATCTCGATCGGCACGTTGTACTGCATCTGCGGCGGCAGACCGACATCGGTCTTGCGGCGGCGGTAGCGCACGACGCACCAGAACGTCAGACCCCACACGAACACGCCCACGCCGAGGGCCCACAGCCAGGTGGTGTTCCAGAAAGTCGTGAACTCTTCCGAGTGAGACGTCACGCCCTTGGGGAGGAAACCTCGTTCTACGAGATCACTGCACCCAGTGAGCGACATCATCAGCAGTCCAGCGAGACCAGCCGCGGCCAATCGGCGACGGCGCGCCGAAGCGGGTGGATCAAGGGGCCGGCGCACGTGACCTACCTTCCGCAGTTCCGTTGAGGGCACAGGGGAACCCTACCGGAGGTAGTAGTCGTTACGCGGTTGGGCTCGACCTACGCCCCGAACGCGTCGGGCGGCCCCAGTTCGAGGGCCTCCGAGAGCGCCGTGAGGTACGCCGTTCTGCTGATCTCGCGGACGCCCAGGGTGGCCAGATGTGGGGTCCGCCACTGCACGTCGATGACCCTTCGAGGGTCTCCGTCGGCGTACACGAGGCGGTCCAGCGCGAGCACCGCAGCCTTCGAGGCATCGGTCGCGTGGTGGAACATCGACTCCCCCGCGAACAGGCCCCCGACCGCCATCCCGTAGAGCCCGCCGACCAGGTCCTCGCCCTCCCAGACCTCGATGGAGTGTGCCCAGCCCAGGTCGTGCAGGCGGCGGTATGCCGTCCGGATGTCATCGGTGATCCAGCGTCCGCTGCGCGAGGGGTCGGCGCAGCCGTCGAGAACCGCATCGAACTCGGCGTCCACGGTGACGTGGAACCGCCGCATGGACCGCCGCAGCGACCGACTCACGTGCAGGTCGCCGTGGAGCAGCACGCCGCGGCGTACGGGACCCCACCAGCCGATCGGCGCCCGACCGTGGGTGCCCAGACCCATCGGGAAAAGACCCAGCCGGTACGCCGACAGGATGGTGCCGGGCTCCAGGTCGGCGCCGACCGCGACCAAGTCGTCAGCGACGTCCATCCGCGCCGAAGCCAGGTCCCAGGACGTGGCCGGTGGCTCGATCGGCATGGCGGTGGACGGACGGCCCTGGCGTCAGGGGTTCAGGTGCGCCGCGACGTCGGTGGCGCTGTCCTCGCCGTACGCCGCCTTGAGCCGGTCGACGAAGTGCGCGGCACGCAGGTCGTACTCCTGGGTGCCGACCGTCTCCACGACGTACGCCGCCAGGGTCGAGCCGACCTGCGCGCAGCGCTCGGGCTCCAGCCCCCAGGACAGCGCGGCGAGGAACCCGGCGCGGAAGGCGTCACCGACACCCGTGGGCTCGACAGCCGTGACCTGTCCCGCGACCGGGACCTCGATCGGCTTCTCGCCCTTGCGGAGGATGACGGCTCCGTCCTTGCCCTTGGTGATGACTCGGGTGCCGACACGGTCGAGGATCTCCTCGCCGCTCCAGCCGGTCTTCTGCTCGGTGAGGTGCGCCTCGTACTCGTTGGTGAACAGCCACTCCGCGCCCTCGATGAGGTCGCGGATGAACGGCCCGTCCGCGAACGCCAGCTGCTGCGACGGGTCGGCGATGAACGGGATCTTGCGGGTGCGGCACTCCTGGGTGTGCCGGCGCATGCCTTCGGGGTCGTTGGCGCCGACCAGGACGAGGTCGAGCGAGCCGACGCGCTGGACGATCGGCGCGAGCTCGATCTCGCGGGCCTCCGCCATCGCACCGGCGTAGAACGTGGCGATCTGGGCCTGGTCATCGTCGGTCGTGCAGACGAAACGCGCGGTGTGCTTGGTCTCGGACACGTGCACGGAGTCGCAGTCGACCCCGTGCCGCTCCAGCCAGGACCGGTAGTCGACGAAGTCCTCGCCGACCGCACCGACCAGGACGGGGCGCAGGCCGAGGTTGGCCATGCCGAACGCGATGTTGGCGGCCACTCCCCCTCGGCGTACCTGCAGCTCGTCGGCCAGGAAGGACAGTGAGATCTTGTCCAGCTGCTCGACGACCAGGGAGTCGGCGAACCGCCCCGAGAAGGTCATCAGGTGGTCGGTCGCGATAGATCCGGTGATGGCGATATTCACGCGGCGACCCTACCTTCGTC includes these proteins:
- the coxB gene encoding cytochrome c oxidase subunit II, coding for MTSHSEEFTTFWNTTWLWALGVGVFVWGLTFWCVVRYRRRKTDVGLPPQMQYNVPIEILYTVVPVFMVAVLFGKTVELDNTLLDTSKKPDVTINVVGKQWSWDFNYVEAGVYDSGTQAHLTGKRGAEKGLITLYLPVNQRVEFVLTARDVIHSFWVPQFLQKLDMMPGRVNKFQVVPTETGTFQGKCAELCGAYHSEMLFQVKVVPQAEYQQHVASLKARGQTGFLSNRLNRSELVPGEQQFLPPGVDQSSIVEEGKK
- the aat gene encoding leucyl/phenylalanyl-tRNA--protein transferase → MPIEPPATSWDLASARMDVADDLVAVGADLEPGTILSAYRLGLFPMGLGTHGRAPIGWWGPVRRGVLLHGDLHVSRSLRRSMRRFHVTVDAEFDAVLDGCADPSRSGRWITDDIRTAYRRLHDLGWAHSIEVWEGEDLVGGLYGMAVGGLFAGESMFHHATDASKAAVLALDRLVYADGDPRRVIDVQWRTPHLATLGVREISRTAYLTALSEALELGPPDAFGA
- a CDS encoding carbohydrate kinase family protein, whose product is MNIAITGSIATDHLMTFSGRFADSLVVEQLDKISLSFLADELQVRRGGVAANIAFGMANLGLRPVLVGAVGEDFVDYRSWLERHGVDCDSVHVSETKHTARFVCTTDDDQAQIATFYAGAMAEAREIELAPIVQRVGSLDLVLVGANDPEGMRRHTQECRTRKIPFIADPSQQLAFADGPFIRDLIEGAEWLFTNEYEAHLTEQKTGWSGEEILDRVGTRVITKGKDGAVILRKGEKPIEVPVAGQVTAVEPTGVGDAFRAGFLAALSWGLEPERCAQVGSTLAAYVVETVGTQEYDLRAAHFVDRLKAAYGEDSATDVAAHLNP